Proteins encoded within one genomic window of Acidimicrobiia bacterium:
- a CDS encoding nitrate reductase, whose protein sequence is MRDFELLAAGFGYPHPGRVEELRSALDQLESGGARRRFGRFVEAMSELTLAEWEELHTRTLDLGPLFVPYVGYVVWGENYHRGEFMAELKVAQETFGVDPSGELPDHLEPVLRLLAAANPLPDKLLEVLPGALDKMRSELREAERDNPYRHLLAAIAEIDVPAPIGGVQ, encoded by the coding sequence ATGAGAGACTTCGAGCTTCTCGCCGCGGGTTTCGGATATCCGCACCCCGGCCGTGTCGAGGAACTCCGGTCGGCCCTCGATCAACTGGAGTCTGGAGGGGCGCGCAGGCGCTTCGGCAGGTTCGTCGAGGCGATGAGCGAGCTGACCCTGGCGGAATGGGAGGAACTCCATACCCGCACGCTCGATCTGGGCCCGCTGTTCGTTCCCTATGTCGGCTACGTGGTCTGGGGTGAGAACTACCACCGCGGTGAGTTCATGGCAGAACTGAAGGTGGCCCAGGAGACGTTCGGCGTCGACCCGTCGGGCGAACTGCCCGACCACCTGGAGCCGGTGCTGAGACTGCTGGCGGCGGCGAACCCCCTGCCGGACAAGCTGCTCGAAGTGCTCCCCGGGGCATTGGACAAGATGCGTTCGGAGCTCAGGGAGGCGGAGCGGGACAACCCCTACCGCCATCTCCTGGCGGCCATCGCCGAAATCGACGTTCCGGCGCCTATCGGAGGTGTGCAATGA
- a CDS encoding VC0807 family protein — protein sequence MPITSFQPPPLLTLARHAVRPVLEGVIIPLALFYAFLWQSGVWGAITVALIWSWGAVAYRLAKRQRVPGILMLGALGMTVRTVLAVSTQSVFFYFLQPTLGTVVVAGAFLLSVPAGRPLAARLAEDFLPMPDAFREHPAVRRYFLRITLLWALVQLANAALAFWLLISQPVPVFLAAKTAGSLVLTGAAIAVSTVVFFRSMRRHGLLSISQPALPAGALTVS from the coding sequence ATGCCCATCACCTCCTTCCAACCTCCCCCGCTGCTGACGCTCGCGCGGCACGCCGTAAGGCCCGTGCTCGAGGGCGTAATCATCCCGCTGGCCCTCTTCTACGCCTTTCTGTGGCAGTCGGGAGTCTGGGGGGCGATCACAGTTGCCCTGATCTGGTCGTGGGGAGCGGTCGCCTATCGACTGGCCAAGAGGCAGCGCGTCCCCGGAATACTCATGCTCGGTGCCCTCGGCATGACCGTTCGCACCGTCCTGGCAGTGTCGACGCAGTCGGTCTTCTTCTACTTCCTGCAGCCGACACTCGGCACCGTCGTGGTGGCCGGCGCTTTTCTGCTCTCGGTTCCCGCCGGCCGGCCCCTGGCCGCCAGACTCGCCGAGGATTTCCTGCCCATGCCCGACGCCTTCCGGGAACACCCGGCCGTCCGCCGGTACTTCCTTCGGATCACGCTGCTGTGGGCGCTCGTGCAACTAGCCAACGCGGCCCTGGCGTTCTGGCTGCTCATCAGTCAGCCCGTCCCGGTGTTCCTGGCCGCCAAGACCGCCGGCAGTCTCGTGCTCACCGGTGCCGCAATTGCGGTTTCAACGGTGGTGTTCTTCCGGTCGATGCGGCGGCACGGCCTGTTGTCTATCTCACAGCCGGCCTTGCCCGCCGGCGCGCTCACCGTCTCCTGA
- a CDS encoding glycerol-3-phosphate acyltransferase: protein MPKRPELKPEIVVGAGYLAGAIPFANLIARATKGVDLREVGTGTVSGTGLFYETGLKPLLAAGILDVAKGTVGPLLAGKDRPALAAAAGGAAVVGHNWSLFLRGAGGRGISPAMGAMLVNGWQGSLVLLAGIAGGRAVRLTSVGAFLAYLGLVPALKATRGRDGAIAAAAVVAPMLLKRLAGNRPPPDSRRSETLLLRLIFDQDTLPSIHWNRRRPGNDR, encoded by the coding sequence ATGCCGAAGCGGCCGGAACTCAAGCCCGAAATCGTCGTGGGTGCCGGCTATCTGGCCGGCGCCATCCCGTTCGCGAACCTGATCGCCCGGGCCACGAAGGGTGTCGACCTCCGCGAGGTGGGAACAGGGACGGTCTCGGGCACCGGCCTGTTCTACGAAACCGGCCTCAAGCCTCTCCTGGCGGCCGGGATCCTCGACGTCGCCAAGGGAACGGTGGGCCCGCTCCTGGCTGGAAAGGACCGTCCGGCGCTGGCCGCGGCCGCCGGGGGGGCTGCCGTGGTCGGCCACAACTGGTCGCTCTTCCTGCGCGGCGCAGGCGGACGGGGAATCTCTCCGGCCATGGGAGCGATGCTGGTCAACGGATGGCAGGGCAGCCTGGTGCTGCTCGCCGGAATCGCCGGGGGCCGGGCCGTTCGACTGACGTCCGTCGGTGCGTTCCTTGCCTATCTCGGTCTGGTACCCGCCCTCAAAGCGACTCGGGGACGGGACGGCGCGATTGCCGCGGCCGCGGTGGTCGCCCCGATGCTGCTGAAGAGGCTGGCCGGCAACCGGCCCCCGCCGGATTCCCGGCGGTCCGAGACCCTCCTGCTGCGGCTCATCTTCGACCAGGACACCTTGCCGTCCATCCACTGGAACCGCCGGCGCCCGGGGAACGACCGATGA
- a CDS encoding nitrate reductase subunit alpha produces MTTEWIRDKEAPAERKWEEFYRNRFQHDKRVRTTHGVNCTGSCSWEVFVKDGIVTWELQATDYPQLEDGLPPYEPRGCQRGISFSWYLYSPIRVKYPYGRGALIDLYRQAKAVHGDPVDAWASIMDDPEKRKRIQTARGKGGFRRMSWDEALEIASASVVHTTKEHGPDRVIGFSPIPAMSQISYAAGSRFLSLLGGVVMSFYDWYCDLPPASPEIWGEQTDVHESADWYNSRFVAVMGANLNMTRTPDCHFISEVRHAGAKLTVFSPDFSQVAKYADWWIPSNPGQDTAFWMAVNHVILKESYVDREVPYFRDYVKQYTDMPFLVELDGSRPGSCLRAGRVGEYRGSENSDWKLLWWDRISGRPRMPQGTIGYRWAKEDKGKWNLSPVDGLNGEALDPELSFLESNDGTVEIEFDNFAGGGTVRRGVPIRYVETDRGRVAVTTVFDLMVAQFGVDRGLDGDYAADFNDPEGLYTPAWQEQFTGIHRDTVIRFARDWVDNAEKTNGKNMIIIGAGANHWYHNNLLYRSGIVALMLTGCVGVNGGGLGHYVGQEKLVNQASWGAIAFGGDWGVAPRHQNTPSFHYVHSDQWRYERGYSDYDTLPENATTDDHTIDHQVRAVHRGWLPFYPQFKQNSLELVKEAQASGATTDEEIISYVVEGLKSRAVEFAIDDPDAPENWPRTWFIWRGNAIGTSAKGHEYFMRHYLGTHSTAVAGELAGETVSEINFRADAPIGKFDLVVDLNFRMDTSALYSDIVLPAATWYEKDDLNSTDMHSYINPMQAAVPPSWESKSDWLIFRSVAAKVAELSAAHFPEPVKDVVMLPLQHDTPDELAQPEPLDWFKGEVEAIPGKTMPKFRVVERDYKNLYEKMVSLGRGVEKNGVNAHGLTIPVADAYQELTERQPRDIHVAALNGRPYPSLEQDREVCEAILHLDPASNGELAHRAFEAEEEKTGLSLTHLSDGQRSTRIRFSDLVSQPRRVLTTPTWSGKINHGRAYSPFTLNVEELIPWRTMTGRQHFYLDHANYLDWGEHLPTYKPRPDHTMLSETEFSANEAQGRMLNYITPHGKWSIHSTYSENIRMKTLSRGGYPVWLNDKEAAEMGISDNDWVELFNDNGVFVQRCITSARIPKGTVFVYHATERTVGIPISPLRKKRAGMNNSLTRTRLKPVLMSGGYAQFTYAFNYWGPTGVNRDTFVYVRRIDKPTY; encoded by the coding sequence ATGACGACCGAATGGATAAGAGACAAAGAGGCTCCGGCCGAGCGGAAGTGGGAGGAGTTCTATCGCAACCGGTTCCAGCACGACAAGCGGGTGCGCACAACCCACGGCGTGAACTGCACCGGGTCGTGCAGCTGGGAAGTGTTCGTCAAGGACGGGATCGTCACCTGGGAGCTCCAGGCCACCGACTACCCGCAACTCGAAGACGGTCTGCCCCCCTACGAGCCGCGCGGGTGTCAACGCGGGATCAGCTTCTCCTGGTATCTCTACAGCCCGATCCGGGTCAAGTACCCCTACGGCCGCGGGGCGCTGATCGACCTCTACCGGCAAGCCAAGGCGGTCCACGGGGACCCGGTCGACGCCTGGGCGTCGATCATGGACGATCCCGAGAAACGCAAGCGCATTCAGACGGCGCGGGGCAAGGGCGGCTTCCGCCGCATGTCCTGGGACGAAGCGCTGGAGATCGCCTCTGCCTCCGTGGTGCACACGACCAAGGAACACGGACCCGACCGCGTTATCGGCTTCTCGCCGATCCCGGCCATGTCTCAGATCAGTTACGCAGCCGGGAGCCGGTTTCTGAGCCTCCTCGGCGGCGTCGTGATGAGCTTCTACGACTGGTACTGCGACCTTCCCCCTGCCTCACCGGAGATCTGGGGTGAACAGACCGATGTGCACGAGTCGGCCGACTGGTACAACTCCCGCTTCGTTGCGGTCATGGGAGCGAACCTCAACATGACGAGAACCCCCGACTGCCACTTCATCTCGGAAGTGCGTCACGCCGGGGCGAAGCTCACTGTGTTCAGCCCGGACTTCAGCCAGGTCGCCAAGTATGCGGACTGGTGGATCCCTTCGAACCCCGGACAGGACACCGCATTCTGGATGGCGGTCAACCACGTGATCCTGAAGGAGAGCTACGTGGACCGTGAGGTCCCGTACTTCCGGGACTACGTCAAGCAGTACACGGACATGCCTTTCCTGGTGGAGCTAGATGGTTCCCGACCCGGGAGCTGCCTGCGAGCGGGCCGGGTGGGCGAGTACCGCGGTTCCGAGAACTCCGACTGGAAGCTTCTCTGGTGGGATCGGATCTCCGGGCGCCCGCGCATGCCGCAGGGCACCATCGGCTACCGGTGGGCCAAAGAGGACAAGGGCAAATGGAACCTCAGCCCGGTCGACGGACTCAACGGCGAAGCACTCGATCCGGAGTTGAGCTTCCTGGAGTCGAACGACGGCACGGTCGAGATCGAGTTCGACAACTTCGCGGGCGGCGGCACCGTCCGGCGGGGCGTCCCGATCCGGTACGTGGAGACGGACCGGGGCCGGGTGGCGGTGACAACGGTCTTCGATCTGATGGTCGCCCAGTTCGGCGTCGACCGCGGTCTCGACGGCGACTATGCGGCCGACTTCAACGATCCGGAAGGTCTCTACACACCTGCCTGGCAAGAGCAGTTCACCGGCATCCACCGGGACACCGTCATTCGTTTCGCCCGCGACTGGGTGGACAACGCCGAGAAGACCAACGGCAAGAACATGATCATCATCGGCGCCGGGGCCAATCACTGGTACCACAACAATCTGCTCTATCGATCAGGCATCGTTGCCCTGATGCTGACCGGTTGCGTCGGTGTCAACGGTGGAGGCCTCGGCCACTACGTCGGACAGGAAAAGCTGGTCAACCAAGCCTCCTGGGGCGCGATCGCCTTCGGTGGCGACTGGGGAGTGGCTCCCCGCCATCAGAACACGCCTTCGTTCCACTACGTCCACAGCGACCAGTGGCGCTACGAGCGCGGCTACTCGGACTACGACACCCTCCCCGAGAACGCCACCACCGACGATCACACGATCGATCACCAGGTCCGTGCGGTCCATCGGGGCTGGCTGCCGTTCTACCCGCAGTTCAAGCAGAACTCGCTGGAACTCGTCAAGGAAGCTCAGGCGAGCGGAGCGACGACCGACGAGGAGATCATCTCCTACGTGGTGGAAGGATTGAAGAGCCGGGCGGTCGAGTTCGCCATCGACGACCCGGATGCTCCCGAGAACTGGCCGAGAACCTGGTTCATCTGGCGGGGCAACGCCATCGGAACCAGTGCCAAGGGCCACGAGTACTTCATGCGCCACTATCTGGGCACGCACTCGACGGCGGTCGCCGGGGAACTGGCCGGTGAGACCGTCTCAGAGATCAATTTCCGGGCGGATGCCCCCATCGGCAAGTTCGACCTCGTGGTCGACCTCAACTTCCGGATGGACACCAGCGCTCTCTACTCGGACATAGTGCTGCCGGCCGCCACCTGGTACGAGAAGGACGACCTCAACTCGACCGATATGCACTCCTACATCAACCCGATGCAGGCGGCGGTTCCGCCCTCCTGGGAGTCCAAGTCGGACTGGCTGATCTTCAGGTCGGTGGCCGCCAAGGTCGCCGAGCTGTCGGCCGCCCACTTCCCGGAGCCGGTCAAGGACGTCGTGATGCTCCCTCTGCAACACGACACGCCGGACGAGCTCGCTCAGCCGGAGCCGTTGGACTGGTTCAAGGGTGAGGTCGAAGCCATTCCGGGCAAGACGATGCCCAAGTTCCGGGTCGTCGAGCGCGACTACAAGAACCTGTACGAGAAGATGGTGTCGCTGGGGCGGGGTGTGGAGAAGAACGGCGTCAATGCCCACGGCCTGACCATCCCGGTCGCCGATGCCTACCAGGAACTCACCGAGCGCCAGCCGCGTGATATCCATGTGGCAGCCCTCAACGGCCGGCCCTATCCATCGCTCGAACAGGATCGGGAGGTCTGCGAAGCCATCCTGCACCTCGACCCGGCCAGCAACGGGGAACTGGCCCATCGTGCCTTCGAGGCCGAGGAGGAGAAGACCGGGCTGTCGCTCACGCACCTGTCCGACGGCCAGCGCAGCACGCGCATCCGGTTCTCGGATCTGGTCTCCCAGCCGCGGCGGGTGCTGACGACTCCAACCTGGAGCGGCAAGATCAACCACGGTCGGGCCTACAGCCCGTTCACCCTGAACGTCGAGGAACTCATCCCGTGGCGGACTATGACCGGACGTCAGCACTTCTATCTGGACCACGCGAACTACCTGGACTGGGGGGAGCATCTGCCCACGTACAAGCCGCGTCCCGATCACACGATGCTCTCGGAGACCGAGTTCAGTGCCAACGAGGCGCAGGGCCGGATGCTCAACTACATCACCCCGCACGGCAAGTGGAGCATCCACTCGACGTATTCGGAGAACATCCGTATGAAGACGCTGTCCCGCGGTGGCTATCCGGTCTGGCTGAACGACAAGGAGGCCGCCGAGATGGGGATCTCGGACAACGACTGGGTTGAACTGTTCAACGACAACGGCGTGTTCGTGCAGAGGTGCATCACTTCGGCCCGCATTCCGAAGGGAACCGTCTTCGTGTATCACGCCACCGAGCGAACCGTCGGCATCCCGATCTCGCCGCTCCGCAAGAAGCGAGCCGGTATGAACAACTCGCTGACGAGGACCCGGCTCAAACCGGTGCTGATGAGCGGCGGCTACGCCCAGTTCACCTACGCATTCAACTACTGGGGTCCGACCGGCGTGAACAGGGATACGTTCGTGTACGTCCGCCGGATCGACAAGCCGACCTACTGA
- the narH gene encoding nitrate reductase subunit beta — translation MDVRAHMSMLFHLDKCIGCHTCSVACKNLWTDRKGAEYMWWNNVETRPGTGYPTGWEDQEHYRGGWEKSWVGVELKLHNRPQGLANLFYNPALPELDDYYEPFTFRYEDLFSAPEGDHQPTAVPISAITGDPIDIEAGPNWDDDLSGSNIYAANDPNMAGIATEVREQMSEIERVVFNYLPRICNHCLNPACVAACPSGAIYKRGEDGVVLVDEDKCRAWRMCVSACPYKKVYYNWSTGKSEKCILCFPRMETGQAPACAHSCVGRIRYMGVLLYDADLIQWAAEGPEEELFDRQNEVILDPFDPAVVAAARQNGLDDGTIAAAQNSPAYKFVKEWKLALPLHAEYRTIAMMFYIPPLSPVVSTIEQGLVRLDISPDQIDFELFRGLEKARLPIKYLANLFSAGNEEVIEGILRKMLAVRIYKRRQSVEGFIDEATEALIESAGTTPEEIEAIYRMTTLPTMEERFVFPPYHREMSAQTVYGDPLARKGETGFGYTDAPKRGA, via the coding sequence ATGGACGTCAGAGCCCACATGAGCATGTTGTTCCACCTCGACAAGTGCATCGGATGTCACACGTGCAGTGTCGCCTGCAAGAACTTGTGGACCGACCGCAAGGGCGCCGAGTACATGTGGTGGAACAACGTGGAGACCCGTCCGGGGACCGGCTACCCGACCGGATGGGAAGACCAGGAGCACTACCGGGGAGGCTGGGAGAAGAGCTGGGTCGGGGTCGAACTGAAGTTGCACAACCGGCCGCAGGGCCTCGCCAACCTGTTCTACAACCCTGCCTTGCCGGAACTGGACGACTATTACGAGCCTTTCACCTTCCGATACGAGGACCTCTTCAGCGCACCCGAAGGGGACCATCAGCCGACCGCTGTTCCGATCTCGGCGATAACCGGCGATCCCATCGATATCGAGGCCGGCCCGAACTGGGACGACGACCTGTCGGGATCCAATATCTACGCGGCGAACGACCCGAACATGGCCGGGATTGCCACCGAGGTGCGGGAGCAGATGTCCGAGATAGAGAGGGTGGTGTTCAACTACCTTCCCCGGATCTGCAACCACTGCCTCAACCCGGCGTGTGTGGCTGCCTGCCCCAGCGGGGCAATCTACAAACGCGGCGAGGACGGGGTTGTCCTGGTCGACGAGGACAAGTGCCGGGCCTGGAGAATGTGCGTCTCCGCATGCCCCTACAAGAAGGTCTACTACAACTGGTCGACCGGCAAGTCTGAGAAGTGCATCCTGTGCTTCCCGCGGATGGAAACCGGCCAGGCCCCTGCCTGCGCACATTCGTGCGTCGGTCGAATCCGCTATATGGGGGTCCTGCTCTACGACGCCGACCTGATCCAGTGGGCGGCGGAGGGTCCGGAGGAAGAGCTATTCGATAGACAGAACGAGGTGATCCTCGACCCGTTCGATCCGGCCGTGGTCGCGGCAGCCAGGCAGAACGGACTCGACGACGGAACGATCGCGGCGGCGCAGAACTCGCCTGCCTACAAGTTCGTGAAGGAATGGAAACTGGCGTTGCCGCTGCACGCCGAATACCGGACCATTGCCATGATGTTCTACATTCCGCCGCTCTCGCCGGTGGTGTCGACCATCGAGCAGGGCCTGGTGCGGCTGGACATATCTCCGGACCAGATCGACTTCGAGCTGTTCCGGGGTCTCGAGAAGGCCCGGCTGCCGATCAAGTACCTGGCGAACCTCTTCTCGGCCGGCAACGAGGAGGTCATCGAGGGGATCCTCCGCAAGATGCTGGCGGTCCGCATATACAAACGCCGGCAGAGCGTGGAAGGCTTCATCGACGAGGCGACCGAGGCGCTGATCGAGTCGGCCGGTACCACCCCGGAGGAGATCGAAGCCATCTACCGGATGACCACCCTCCCGACGATGGAGGAGAGGTTCGTGTTCCCGCCCTATCACAGGGAGATGTCCGCGCAGACGGTGTACGGCGATCCTCTCGCCCGCAAGGGAGAGACCGGGTTCGGGTACACCGACGCACCGAAGCGAGGTGCGTGA
- a CDS encoding DegV family protein, producing MSVTVITDSVATLPPSLADELGIIVVPERLTLGEVPYVDGQLSLEEVVSRIGEGFTTSGPSPGDFVEAIEEHGSDDGTVIITVARELASSTFDAARTAARLSGRGVQVHDSRTAAGAQGLVVLAAARAAREGATVDEVAAEASHVGGRVRLAARLDDLSWLARGGHVPYLAARAGDMVGVKPIVEVRHGRVHTLRPALSLEGASERLLEIWRSSNPGKARLHIAGLHALGENTAARLLATIRSEVTPATEFIGRFGTVMVMHSGPGLTGLAWWWDER from the coding sequence ATGAGCGTCACCGTCATCACCGACAGCGTCGCAACGCTTCCCCCCTCCCTGGCCGACGAGTTGGGGATCATCGTCGTTCCGGAACGGCTGACGCTGGGTGAGGTGCCGTACGTCGACGGTCAACTGAGCCTCGAAGAAGTCGTCTCACGAATCGGCGAAGGTTTCACCACGTCCGGCCCGTCACCCGGCGACTTCGTGGAGGCCATAGAAGAGCACGGGTCCGACGACGGCACGGTCATCATCACCGTGGCGCGGGAACTCGCCTCCAGCACGTTCGACGCCGCCCGCACCGCGGCCCGGCTGTCCGGACGCGGCGTGCAGGTGCATGACTCGCGTACTGCTGCCGGTGCGCAGGGGCTGGTGGTCCTGGCCGCGGCAAGAGCAGCCCGGGAGGGGGCGACGGTCGACGAAGTGGCCGCCGAGGCAAGTCATGTCGGGGGGAGGGTCCGGCTGGCCGCCCGCCTCGACGATCTGAGCTGGCTGGCCCGCGGAGGGCACGTTCCCTATCTGGCCGCCAGGGCGGGCGACATGGTGGGGGTCAAACCGATCGTCGAGGTCCGTCACGGGAGAGTGCACACGCTCAGACCGGCGCTCAGCCTCGAGGGCGCCAGCGAACGACTCCTGGAGATCTGGCGCAGCTCGAATCCGGGAAAGGCTCGCCTCCACATCGCCGGCCTCCATGCTCTGGGTGAGAACACGGCCGCCCGTCTGCTGGCGACCATCCGATCCGAGGTGACCCCCGCCACCGAGTTCATCGGGCGCTTCGGAACCGTGATGGTCATGCACTCCGGACCGGGCCTGACCGGCCTCGCCTGGTGGTGGGATGAGAGGTAA
- a CDS encoding Rrf2 family transcriptional regulator, protein MQASLGRKGDYSVRALIDIARGRGDRRKAREIASEMGIPNRYLTQILANLVQHGLLAAVAGPSGGYVLARPSDEISLLEIVEAAEGPIALDVCVLRGGPCSWETSCPVHIPWARAQNAMAEQLSTTSLADLVGIDGDLAAGTHQLPEDTPPHRIPTTRLPRKPGKRDG, encoded by the coding sequence ATGCAGGCGTCTCTCGGAAGAAAAGGCGACTACTCGGTGCGGGCCTTGATCGACATAGCCCGCGGCCGCGGCGATCGTCGCAAAGCCCGGGAGATAGCCTCGGAGATGGGGATTCCGAACCGTTATCTCACTCAGATCCTCGCCAATCTGGTTCAGCACGGCCTGCTGGCGGCCGTCGCCGGCCCCAGCGGCGGGTACGTGCTGGCCCGTCCGTCCGATGAGATCTCGCTTCTCGAGATCGTGGAAGCCGCCGAAGGCCCGATCGCGCTCGATGTGTGTGTACTGCGGGGAGGGCCCTGCTCGTGGGAGACCTCCTGCCCGGTGCATATTCCCTGGGCGCGCGCCCAGAACGCCATGGCCGAGCAGCTCTCGACAACGTCTTTGGCGGATCTGGTCGGGATCGACGGAGACCTGGCTGCCGGAACTCACCAACTCCCCGAGGACACGCCACCTCACAGGATTCCAACAACCCGTCTGCCCCGGAAGCCCGGCAAGAGGGACGGATAG
- the narI gene encoding respiratory nitrate reductase subunit gamma, which translates to MTDGVLLFVALPYVALTLAIVGSVYRLRYRKFSVSSLSTQLLENRQLFWGSVSFHWGIVAILTGHLLVLLVPVGFQAWNGSPVRLYLLEITGFALGIWALGGLVVLAHRRLTSRRVRVVTTRMDFVVLTLIFAQIVTGLWIAAGYRWGSFWGTGVFAPWIWSLLTLRPRPELVANLPLVLQTHVTLFWLFLVVFPFTRLVHIITVPFQYLLRPWQLVRWVRRERTAPKQEVPARVGTGV; encoded by the coding sequence ATGACTGACGGCGTCCTTCTCTTCGTAGCTCTTCCGTACGTCGCGCTGACGCTGGCAATAGTCGGCTCGGTCTACCGGCTGCGGTACCGGAAGTTCTCCGTGTCCTCGCTGTCGACCCAGTTGCTGGAGAATCGTCAGCTCTTCTGGGGTTCGGTGTCGTTCCACTGGGGGATCGTGGCGATCCTCACCGGGCATCTGCTGGTGCTGCTCGTGCCGGTCGGGTTCCAGGCCTGGAACGGTTCGCCGGTCAGGCTGTATCTGCTCGAGATCACCGGGTTCGCTCTCGGGATCTGGGCTCTCGGCGGACTGGTGGTGCTCGCTCACCGCCGCTTGACCTCGCGCCGTGTCCGCGTGGTGACCACCCGGATGGATTTCGTCGTCCTGACGCTTATCTTCGCCCAGATCGTCACAGGACTGTGGATCGCGGCCGGCTACCGGTGGGGATCCTTCTGGGGAACCGGAGTATTCGCCCCGTGGATCTGGTCGCTGTTGACACTCCGGCCCCGTCCGGAGCTGGTTGCCAACCTCCCGCTGGTCCTCCAGACGCACGTGACACTCTTCTGGCTGTTCCTGGTGGTGTTCCCGTTCACCAGGCTGGTGCACATCATCACTGTGCCGTTCCAGTATCTGCTCCGCCCCTGGCAGCTGGTCCGCTGGGTCCGCCGCGAGCGGACGGCTCCGAAACAGGAGGTTCCGGCCAGGGTCGGAACCGGGGTCTGA
- a CDS encoding c-type cytochrome yields the protein MKRSLSLALIVGGTAALLLLGPAVGAQEEVDGREVFLASCSACHQGTGLGVSGSFPPLAGNDRVQDTAYLTSVISEGKSGPMDVLGVSYDGEMPSFPDLTAAEMDALVAYIQAGVFIPAETGGLEPGDAARGKDLFTGSDRLENGAPACASCHTAAGFQALNGPAWGPDLTDIANRYGGEEAVAAALVSPPSATMQPLFADNPITDQERADLAAYFASISNVQPSGGPDVLLLGGAAGAVALFALMLLAPRSRRMGFARQLRSQR from the coding sequence ATGAAACGGTCACTGAGCCTGGCCCTGATCGTCGGAGGCACCGCAGCCCTGCTGCTGCTCGGGCCCGCGGTCGGAGCTCAGGAGGAGGTCGATGGCCGGGAGGTCTTCCTCGCCAGTTGCTCGGCTTGTCACCAGGGAACCGGATTGGGCGTGAGCGGCTCATTCCCGCCGCTGGCCGGCAACGACAGGGTGCAGGACACCGCCTATCTCACATCCGTCATCTCCGAAGGCAAGTCGGGTCCGATGGATGTTCTGGGTGTCTCCTATGACGGCGAGATGCCGTCGTTTCCGGACCTCACCGCCGCGGAGATGGATGCGCTCGTCGCCTACATCCAGGCGGGCGTGTTCATTCCTGCCGAGACGGGGGGACTCGAACCCGGTGACGCTGCCAGAGGGAAGGACCTGTTCACGGGAAGCGACCGGTTGGAGAACGGGGCTCCGGCTTGTGCTTCGTGCCACACCGCAGCCGGCTTCCAGGCTCTGAACGGACCCGCCTGGGGCCCGGACCTCACAGACATTGCCAACCGCTACGGCGGCGAGGAAGCGGTGGCGGCCGCTCTGGTCAGCCCCCCTTCGGCGACCATGCAGCCTCTCTTCGCCGACAACCCGATCACCGATCAGGAGAGGGCCGACCTGGCCGCCTACTTCGCCTCCATATCGAATGTGCAGCCGTCCGGAGGACCAGACGTCCTCCTTCTGGGCGGTGCGGCCGGCGCGGTGGCGCTGTTCGCCTTGATGTTGCTTGCGCCGCGGAGTCGGCGCATGGGGTTCGCACGGCAGTTGAGGAGCCAACGATGA
- a CDS encoding alpha/beta fold hydrolase: MHLVRLITRDGVSLQGHWREASSDPRGTAVVIAHGFTASKDNPEVEEFARGLAEAGHDVLTYDSRGHRDSQGLCTLGDSEQFDVEAAVREARRRSSRVVVFGASMGAIAALRYAATDHGLAGAVSLSAPARWRVPRSASALLAILMTRTRLGRYLAARFLRVHIHPQWTNPSPPEVLVSNIKVPLAVVHGQADAFISSGEARRLASAATGPTRLELVPRMGHAFDKLGISSIRRSIDWVLALNPA; encoded by the coding sequence ATGCATCTGGTCCGACTGATCACCCGGGACGGCGTTTCATTGCAGGGGCACTGGAGGGAAGCCTCCTCCGATCCCCGCGGAACGGCCGTGGTCATTGCCCACGGCTTCACCGCATCGAAAGACAACCCGGAGGTGGAGGAGTTCGCGCGCGGATTGGCCGAGGCCGGCCACGACGTGCTGACCTACGACTCCCGGGGACACAGGGACTCCCAGGGCCTGTGCACCCTCGGCGACAGCGAGCAGTTCGATGTTGAGGCAGCCGTGCGGGAGGCTCGCAGGCGATCCAGCAGGGTGGTGGTATTCGGTGCGTCGATGGGGGCCATTGCTGCGCTCCGGTATGCCGCCACCGACCACGGACTGGCGGGCGCGGTGAGCCTGAGCGCCCCGGCCCGCTGGCGGGTGCCGAGAAGCGCATCTGCACTCCTGGCGATACTCATGACCCGTACGAGGCTCGGCCGCTACCTGGCCGCCCGGTTCCTGCGCGTACACATCCACCCGCAGTGGACCAACCCGTCTCCACCCGAAGTCCTGGTTTCGAACATCAAGGTGCCGCTCGCAGTAGTCCACGGACAGGCCGATGCTTTCATCAGTTCCGGCGAGGCGAGAAGGCTGGCTTCCGCAGCTACGGGCCCGACCCGCCTGGAGCTCGTCCCCCGCATGGGGCACGCCTTCGACAAGCTGGGCATTTCTTCGATCAGGCGATCGATCGATTGGGTTCTGGCACTCAACCCGGCGTAG